The following proteins are encoded in a genomic region of Papaver somniferum cultivar HN1 unplaced genomic scaffold, ASM357369v1 unplaced-scaffold_10, whole genome shotgun sequence:
- the LOC113326099 gene encoding molybdate transporter 2-like — MESQEETARTPLLLNPSRWRSYITRSSNFNLKTNIWSELGGSVGDLGTYIPIVLALSLVNHLDLGTTLIFTAFYNIVTGSLFGIPMPVQPMKSIAAVAISESQTHLTIPQIMAAGISTASVLLILGATGLMSVFYKFIPLPVVRGVQLSQGLAFAFTAIKYIRYDQNFTTGKSGLARPWLGLDGLVLSLSAILFIILVTGAGGDDDVNRNPTIPQSEEPDSSSSNGSRRRGAGDRRLRILKAIPAALLVFMFGLLLCFVRDPSIVKSLIFGPSRIAIVKITWEDWKIGFVRAAIPKIPLSVLNSVIAVCKLSTDLFPDREVTAASVSVSVGLMNLVGCWFGAMPCCHGAGGLAGQYRFGGRSGASVLFLGIGKLILGLVFGNSFVRILSEFPIGILGVMLLFSGIELAMASRDMKSKEESFVMLVCAAVSLTGSSAALGFGVGIVVFVLVKLRNMDFSSNWFSKCESSVDANDN, encoded by the coding sequence ATGGAGTCCCAAGAAGAAACAGCAAGAACACCACTCCTCCTGAACCCCAGCAGATGGAGAAGCTACATCACCCGTTCGTCAAATTTCAATCTGAAAACAAACATATGGTCAGAACTAGGAGGTTCAGTTGGCGATTTAGGAACTTACATACCAATTGTACTAGCACTTTCGTTAGTCAATCATCTTGATTTGGGTACAACTTTGATCTTCACTGCTTTTTACAATATCGTAACTGGGTCTCTCTTTGGTATTCCGATGCCAGTTCAACCTATGAAATCAATAGCAGCTGTTGCAATTTCTGAATCCCAAACTCATCTTACTATACCTCAGATCATGGCTGCTGGAATTTCAACTGCTTCTGTTCTTCTGATTCTTGGTGCTACTGGTCTCATGTCTGTTTTTTATAAATTCATTCCGTTGCCGGTTGTTCGCGGTGTTCAGCTCTCGCAAGGTCTTGCATTTGCGTTTACTGCTATTAAGTACATCCGTTATGATCAGAATTTTACGACGGGGAAATCGGGTTTGGCGCGTCCATGGCTTGGTCTTGATGGATTAGTTCTGTCTCTATCTGCAATTCTCTTTATAATCTTAGTTACTGGTgccggtggtgatgatgatgttaaCCGGAATCCGACAATTCCACAATCAGAAGAACCGGATAGTAGTTCATCGAACGGATCTCGCCGTCGTGGTGCTGGTGATCGGAGATTGAGAATTTTAAAAGCAATTCCAGCTGCTCTTTTAGTTTTCATGTTTGGGTTATTACTCTGTTTTGTCAGAGATCCAAGTATTGTGAAGAGTCTAATATTTGGCCCGTCTAGAATTGCTATTGTTAAAATTACATGGGAAGATTGGAAAATTGGGTTTGTCAGAGCTGCAATTCCAAAAATTCCCTTGTCAGTTTTAAATTCAGTGATTGCCGTCTGCAAATTATCAACTGATTTGTTCCCTGACAGAGAAGTAACTGCAGCTTCAGTTTCAGTAAGTGTTGGTCTGATGAACTTAGTTGGGTGTTGGTTTGGTGCAATGCCATGTTGCCATGGTGCAGGTGGATTAGCAGGACAATACAGATTTGGTGGAAGAAGTGGTGCTTCTGTTTTGTTTTTGGGTATTGGGAAATTGATCTTGGGTCTTGTTTTTGGGAATTCATTTGTGAGGATTTTGTCAGAGTTTCCGATTGGGATACTGGGTgtaatgttgttgttttctggGATTGAATTAGCAATGGCTTCTAGAGATATGAAGAGTAAAGAAGAATCATTTGTCATGTTGGTTTGTGCTGCTGTTTCTTTGACAGGGTCTAGTGCTGCTTTGGGTTTTGGTGTTGGGATTGTTGTATTTGTGTTGGTTAAATTGAGGAACATGGATTTCAGCTCTAATTGGTTTTCCAAATGTGAATCTTCTGTGGATGCTAATGACAACTAG
- the LOC113326491 gene encoding uncharacterized protein LOC113326491: protein MQQLFIKLQHCRQGARLVEEYVVEFYSLVARNQLNETEAQLLASFIDGLNNLIQQGMTQSVFTMVEAFQQATKVERRVHITTRQATLRQARYHNYYKASMPYNSYSGNQGERGSTVTVDPHKFSYGQSYQTQQQPLSFSFAQPTTTPTTSPILPSTVAPQSIQQQSKPTSDKFSNRTQQQFPPLTKAPNIYSKFRGDKCNKCNQSGYSSDDCRRFNGFIGDNQLQIDSQDDEVFNEDASEEVDDLDLHDSHGDHFVGMIRPFMLTEPCYSQRHSIFKTKCFIGGKVCDMIIDSGSVDNYIASVVVEKMGLPTTPHPSPYSVGWVNSSSTQRITHQCVIEYKESVLCDVIDMTATHLLLGRPWKYDVGEVHNCFENTYTFYKDGKRVILFPSKSSLVIQERSDCKTTALVATISRSLHSSHTLSSHEGTKPMVTIPTQVQPLLSKFKALFPEELPVSLPPFRDVQHCIDFIPGVVLPNQAHYRLSPTEHEILQVVIIRLESEWVMNGKLLSKQERGYMNGLLCLLVFKVLYENSLFMNLKKCTFMSSKVTFLGYLISSKGIHVDPSKVQAIMDWPVPTSIKEVRSFHGLASFYRRFVRNFSTIAAPLTDCLKKEKFIWTEEADNSFNALKEKLCSTPILALPDFSKPFQVDCDASIIGIGTVLSHEGHPVAYHSEKNSGTQKKWSTYELELLALVQALKQWHTYLIHQEFVINTDNHALKYLRNSSKVNRMHDRWLSTINKYTFSVKHKSGKLNQVADALSRRRHILATIRN, encoded by the exons ATGCAACAATTGTTTATCAAGCTTCAACACTGTCGACAAGGAGCTAGACTTGTCGAAGAATATGTAGTTGAATTCTATAGCTTGGTTGCACGTAATCAGTTGAATGAAACTGAAGCACAGTTGCTTGCAAGTTTTATCGATGGCTTAAACAACTTAATTCAGCAAGGGATGACACAATCAGTGTTTACCATGGTGGAGGCGTTTCAACAAGCTACTAAGGTAGAAAGGCGTGTACATATTACTACCAGACAAGCAACTCTACGCCAAGCTCGTTATCATAATTATTATAAAGCTTCCATGCCATATAATTCCTATTCTGGAAATCAAGGTGAAAGGGGATCAACAGTCACTGTTGATCCACATAAATTCAGTTATGGTCAATCTTATCAGACACAACAGCAACCCCTGAGTTTCTCTTTTGCTCAGCCAACTACAACTCCAACTACTTCACCTATCTTACCATCCACTGTTGCTcctcaatctatccaacaacaaTCTAAACCAACAAGCGACAAATTTTCTAATAGAACGCAACAACAGTTTCCACCTCTTACTAAAGCTCCTAACATTTATtcaaaatttcgtggagataaaTGCAATAAATGTAACCAATCTGGTTATTCTTCAGATGACTGTCGACGCTTCAATGGTTTCATTGGAGATAATCAGCTACAAATTGACTCCCAAGATGATGAAGTTTTTAATGAGGATGCAAGTGAAGAAGTTGACGATCTAGATTTACATGACAGTCATGGTGATCACTTTGTTGGAATGATTCGACCATTCATGCTTACTGAACCATGTTATTCTCAAAGACATAGTATTTTCAAAACCAAGTGCTTTATAGGTGGCAAAGTCTGTGACATGATCATTGACAGTGGCAGTGTTGACAATTACATTGCATCTGTTGTTGTAGAGAAAATGGGTCTACCAACTACACCACATCCTTCTCCTTATTCTGTAGGTTGGGTGAATAGTTCATCTACACAGAGAATTACTCATCAGTGCGTTATTGAGTATAAGGAATCTGTGCTCTGTGATGTTATTGATATGACTGCAACTCATCTTCTTCTCGGAAGACCATGGAAATATGACGTTGGAGAAGTTCATAACTGTTttgagaatacttacactttttaCAAAGATGGTAAAAGAGTGATCTTATTTCCTTCCAAGTCTTCTTTAGTGATTCAAGAACGTAGTGATTGCAAGACTACTGCATTGGTGGCTACTATTTCTCGCTCTTTACACTCATCTCATACTTTGAGCTCTCATGAAGGAACCAAACCTATGGTAACAATTCCTactcaggtacaacctttattatcAAAATTTAAAGCACTATTTCCTGAGGAATTACCAGTGAGTTTACCACCATTTAGAGATGTTCAACATTGCATTGATTTTATACCTGGAGTTGTTTTACCTAATCAAGCTCATTATCGACTGAGTCctactgaacatgaaatattacaaG TGGTTATCATCAGATTAGAATCAGAGTGGGTGATGAATGGAAAACTGCTTTCAAAACAAGAGAGGGGTTATATGAATGGATTGTTATGCCTTTTG GTGTTCAAGGTTTTATACGAAAATTCTTTATTCATGAACTTGAAGAAATGCACATTTATGTCATCTAAAGTTACCTTCTTGGGATATCTTATTTCTTCCAAGGGTATTCATGtggatccttctaaagttcaagctaTTATGGATTGGCCTGTTCCTACTTCTATCAAAGAGGTGAGAAGTTTTCATGGATTGGCTTCCTTTTATAGGCGTTTTGTAAGAAATTTCAGCACCATTGCTGCACCTCTTACTGATTGTTTGAAAAAAGAAAAGTTCATATGGACTGAAGAAGCTGATAATAGTTTTAATGCTCTTAAAGAAAAACTATGTTCAACTCCTATTCTTGCGCTGCCTGACTTTTCCAAACCTTTTCAAGTTGATTGTGATGCTTCTATTATTGGAATTGGAACAGTTTTATCTCATGAAGGACATCCAGTTGCTTACCATAGTGAAAAGAATTCTGGTACTCAAAaaaaatggtctacatatgaattggAATTGCTTGCTCTTGTACAAGCTCTTAAACAGTGGCATACTTATTTAATTCATCAAGAATTTGTGATTAATACTGATAATCATGCTTTGAAATATCTACGGAATTCATCTAAAGTTAACCGTATGCATGATAGGTGGTTATCTACAATTAATAAGTACACTTTTTCTGTCAAACATAAAAGTGGCAAGCTTAATCAAGTTGCAGATGCTCTAAGTAGACGGCGACATATTTTAGCAACAATTCGCAATTAA